A region of the Aphis gossypii isolate Hap1 unplaced genomic scaffold, ASM2018417v2 Contig00368, whole genome shotgun sequence genome:
TTGCTGGAATTTATTGTTACGTGTAAACCCGGCTTAATTCGTTCACTTCACTTTTGTCCGCTGTCCACTGTCCAGCAAGCCGTGCCATATTGTTTTCTTGTTCCTGCTGCAGCTGTCAAACCACGTTTTTCTTGTGTTTTGTGATTACTTCTGTCTGGTAAATATCGTTCGCGAAATTTATTGCCaatcatttaattgtttttcccCTAGTTTTGGGCGGTCATTGATTACCAGCAGAAGACTGTGTTTCTCGTGGTTTGTTGAGTTGTGTGTCCGCTGTAGCAGTGTGTATTGTGATTGTTCTTCGTGTTGAGGTTAGCGGCGTTCTTGAGTATGTGCGGGATCAATCCTgtactttttattgtatttaaattaattattatacggatCCTGGCACCTCAAGACGTCATAACCCCGAGGGTATGTTGtgcaccatattatattataaacttgttATTTGACCGACgcgtcatttattattattatttagtatactatttttgtaagaatttatattattaaaattgactgATATTACTAATCTgtgatatatattgtaaactataattttatatatttgttggaCCAAGtggtcaatttattattattatacaaaatttaagtaattccAATTACGACCATTgcctttttattataattcatggGACGGTAGTGCAATAAGTTGCCTATCCTCCTGGCCGCTAAGGCCCATTaatctattattgttaaaGCCGAAGGCGAGCCAAAAATctgtttaaaaaactaatactaaTTCAGGATGaactttatttgaattattctaGGATTATGTAAGGATAAACAATTGTAGATTAATGTAGGTTGAAGTAGgtaatcttttttaaattaataaaatataaccacaaattttatattacaaatgttattttattgttaaacacAATTGGTTAGTGGTTACTAACTGCTTAAATCAGATAAAATTTGACCTAAagcatgaaattatttatcaaagtttgtagttaatgaataaaaatacttttgtatAAAGAGCCATACTACACATGATTCACATGGATATTCCAAGttaaacaaatgaaataatttaaagcaaaCATCTACAGCAgatagtatagtaaataatttatatttaatacaatcggaaaaaacaattatttctttaGGATTAGTAGgggtacctacaataataataaatggctaaattggatttttttcattctggCGCATAACAATGTGTTCTTCAATTTCAGCTACTGAAGTTTTGAATGTCATGAACCTGTTTTGAGAATCTTTtattgagtattttatttgacacTTCTTCCCATTATGATCTTTAGTAATTTTCTTTGCAGTAGGTACTAGTATAGcgtgtaataaatacaataaaactgtatttttaccatctgaaaaataaaaattataaatatttttatcagacaTGTACATACGtaatctattaattaaatgaataacgagtataaatatatatctgtgactaagtaaaatattataatcaagacTTTTGACAAATAagctttaaagttttaaaataataaacataaaggTGGGtttatttgacaaaatatcatgtacctatatcattgaataggtacttactgattctataatttatattttgtcattttgtcAAATAATTTCCATATATCCAATATTATctcatatttatctattaataatattttatatttatctatttttactcAAACAATGACATTTAACCACTAGCAGCAGTTATTTAATCATAGCTAAATATTTAGCCATGCTTAAAATAAGGGTCTAAGATATTTGGACGTGACCGTTTGGGCGTAACCGTTTGAACATATGGCCTTTTTGGCTTGAGACTTTTGAACGTAGGACTGTTTTGGCGTGAAACTTTTGGACGTAGGACCATTTTggcgtaaaaaaaattacatttttaaaaatatttattaaagttatcaaaaaaaatattcttttgtctcaaattatgtttaaaatctaaaaaaaaaaaaaatacattacactACATTTTAACCGaacatagaaatatattattatttactttaaagatatatttaaagaaataccttttaaatatgataagatATCTctgttattataatcttaaactatttttaacagCCTATTATCcgtatcacaatattttttaaatttttttagtggaCTTCTCCCTGCTTCAAGCTGGTTGTAATATACATCCCGACCggcttgaatttttttcaaatttattataaatgaccaTAACGTAGGGTGATCACATCCCATTTCAATATTCAACCTATGATTCGCTGCCTCTGcatgattatttgttttgttctgataatttaaaacatgttcATATAAATTCCACGTTTGAGGTGCAAAACGAGGTTTTCTTCAATTTCGGTTATTACGATTCATTCTATCAATGTAATTATCTTCGAACCATTCCAACATTGAGTGTAGTTCCTCaggtaaataatttgaaagtaCATCTATGGCATTATCAAGATCATTTATACAAACGAATGCTAgtgaaataatcattatagttACTATACTAAATTCTGGATCGTTGTCATATTTTGAAAGCAAATGAAGTTcatccattttttttctaaaatttttagttaagtgaaaaaaacaaccaaatatttgagcatttttaaatatttttgtaccgAATTAATTACTGCTAATTCAAAATCTAACGATATTGTAACAGGATCTAAACCAGGTTTCAATTTAAGTAACATATCAAACTATTTTTCATATGTTTTAGATTGTTTATCTggtaataacacaaaaataatgggATGTACACCGCCAAATTGTTCAGCAAATATCACATAAACTTGTGTAAAAAGGAGAGGTGCCGTCCTAAATGTTCCATCACCAAACCATGTTTTTGAGCGAAATAAAACATCTAAGCTTTTTTGCcttccaaaaattaaaattctgtcATTCCCTGGACCACTATCAgccaataaaaattgttcttcTATATCTTTAGatggtgaaaatattttataagattcgGGAATCTGCAATGAAATCAGATCTATAAGAGCGTTTGGAATAGcttgtaggtattatttttcgttgtcTTCGGACAGTTTTCTTTAATGTCTGGCTTGATTGAATTATTCcctaataatgaaattattgttaattttaaaatatgtttgaaatatttgaaataatttgaaacttcagtataaaaatgtgttcgaATAATGGGGGTAAAATGGGTTTATAaacggaaaataatatttagtaataataactagaATATGATAGTTATAACCAACAATTTTGGTTGCGTCCGtgacaacaatttattttgtactaagTTGTTGGGTTattagaacaatatttttgttgaaagtCATAATTACTTATgcacaaataacaatatattttgtataattaacagtattttaataaccatagcatttttatagaatttttaatttatatacgacttagtatctatatatattatataactacttaTTGAATCATTAGtttgtctatatatatatatattatataggtatatacatgaTCAATTAATGAATGACCaaacctaataatttttaatcattgaaaaaaaaatttatttgtaataattacaattttacataccTTGGCTGCTTGAGATAAGTCTATCACACATTCATTAATTACAGTTGAAGTAGGTTCCATAGTTTCCGCTGCTCGCTTTTTTATACGACAAACCGCGGCATTTGCTTCAATTTTAGCAGCTTCAGCATCATGTGTGttcatttattctttttataatgtCAAAATCGTTAATTGATGTATGCACTCGAGCTTAACATTCAGTTTTATAGCGACAACGCCAAAATCGGAGAAGACCATTAGAACTCATCGCGtcaaacaaatacataaaaccattttcaactaaaatatttcgttCACGAACCGATTTTATTTGTGAACAAGACATTGTTGCACTTCGTTATCAAACactacaatgaaaaataagaaacaaaTAATGTACCCTCTCTTAACTTATTAtcgatgataataaattacggTCGTTATTACAGAACAACGTGATAAACGAAAATCAATTACGATTACGATATTAAGAAATTCCTagtctaaaaaaaagtatttttaacaattataatataataattctacgTCCAAATTTCTCACGCCAAAACATCTCACGCCAAAACGGTCACGTCCAAATGTCCCATTCCCTTAAAATAAAGTAGAACCCAGTTGGCCAGTGGctacagttaaattaaatttttgaccCCCTGatattacaatgatttaattataataattactttggtTTATAATGGAAACATCATctcttaaagttttaaataatctacGATTGGTAGAGTCCTTCAATTTTTCATCCaagattttaactatattttcgaatttattctcaaatgtattcaataatgATGACGAGCAGTTTGGATATAATGTATGAAAGTCAATATCAACCTAATGTTTTCAGTAACACTTTAAaatcacatatttattttataaaaactatcttACAAGTCTATATCCCAGTGGCAAGGCATAACTATTCCAGTTCTTGATGATTTCACTAGTAGAagaaaaatttttgatttcatttaatctataatttgtTG
Encoded here:
- the LOC114128288 gene encoding uncharacterized protein LOC114128288; this translates as MKDVQNKNTKGKLYAKYYNAMRTLKSCGLVPSKGLQVKRTMDTETHRQYNKEFDGKNTVLLYLLHAILVPTAKKITKDHNGKKCQIKYSIKDSQNRFMTFKTSVAEIEEHIVMRQNEKNPI